accgtgcatggtggtgcatgcctgtaatcccagctactcgggaggctgaggcaggagaattgctggaacctgggaggtggaggctgcagtgagtggagactgcaccattgcactccagcctggacgacagagtgagatcctgtctcaaaaagaaaaaaaaaaatcaaaatataactctcaaaatgttaaaaaagaatgTGCATGTCAATCCAGAGTGAGTATGCATCAAAGAGACTTTAACTCATTAATGAAGAAactaggctgggtacggtggctcacgcctgtaatcttagcactttgggaggccgaggtgggtagattacctgaggtcaggatttcaagaccagactggccaatatggtgaaaccctatctctactaaaaatgcaaaaattagccgggtgtggtggcgggcgcctgtaatcccagctactcaggaggctgaggcaggagaatcgcttgaatccgggaggcggagggtgcagtgagccgagatggcgccactgcactccagcctgggtgacagagcgagacttcatctcaaagaaaaaacaaacaaaacctgcaGACATCTGTGTAGGGAAATAAAAGTGGAGAGAGTTTGTGAAGGTAGCGCAACACTGCTTCCTATTCTGCGGATTGATTAACATTGCAGCCCCGGAGGTTCTCCACTGCGTGGAGCTTCTAGACCTAAATTAGGAGGAAATCCTAAGTGAGACAAAGCTGGACTCCCCTGAAGTCAGGTGGCCCCTATTTCTGGGCTCGCAGGCGGTGCTGGGGCTGGACACCAGAGCGGCTCGCGAGTGGGCTTTGCCTTATTTCCAAGAACGAGGCCGGGGCGCCCTGAGGCCGGCGGTAACGCAGCCGTTGCTCCCGTAGGTGAAGATCCCGGATCTGTTTTGTGGCCTAGAGATTGTCCCCGCGTTGCTCCACGGGGATCTCTGGTCGGGAAACGTGGCTGAGGACGACGTGGGGCCCATTATTTACGACCCGGCTTCCTTCTATGGCCATTCGGAGTTTGAACTGGCAATCGCCTTGATGTTTGGGGGGTTCCCTAGATCCTTCTTCACCGCCTACCACCGGAAGATCCCCAAGGCTCCGGGCTTCGACCAGCGGCTGCTGCTCTACCAGCTGTTCAACTACCTGAACCACTGGAACCACTTCGGGCGGGAGTACAGGAGCCCTTCGCTGGGCACCATGCGGAGGCTGCTCTGGCGAGGCGCCCCTGCCCCCTGCTCTGCTCCTtgtcctcttctccctcttgCCCTTGTCCTCTGACCCCGTCCCCACTCCCCTGTCCTCACCCCCGCCTCCCAGTCTGGCCTCCCCCGTGTCCCACTCCCCTGTCTCTGGACTTCTtagctcctcccctccccacctctgcctcacgggtccACCCCCGGTTCCGTCCCCCTGTCCCCCCTGTCCTCACTCCTGGTTCCTGTCTCGCTGTCCCTGCCTCTGTCCTTGTCCTTCTGTCCCCTGTCCCTGACTCCCagctcctcccaccctggcccccTCTGTCTCTCGGAcctcccctgctcccacccccagtccccagcctccctgtcccccaccccGACCTCCCTAGATCCTGGCCAGCCCGCAGCGGGCCTCGGCTGGCGTCCAGGCCTCCTTCCCGCAAGCACGCCAGCAAGGGATGCAGGGCGGACTCCAGGGAATGCATCATGGACTCCAGGGACAAGCACTGCCTGCGCAGCGGCTCCTGGATCCAGTGGGTCCCAGCGCGGCGGGAGGGAGCTGTGGGCAGGCTCCTGGAGGGGTGGGTCCCCAGTTCACGCCCTGTGCCCCACGGGCAGTGCTCAGGCCCCGCCCCGCTCCACCTTCCCGCGGCTCCACCTCGCATACCCGCCCCTGCCCCGGGCGTGTTGAGGCCCCGCCCCACCTCCGGCCCCACCGCAAGCCCCGCCCCTCCCGCCCACGCGTGCCCGGGCCCCGCCCCCTGCCCACGCGTGCTCAGGCCCCGCCCCGGCGTCCCCCGGCCCCACCCgcagccccgccccctccccgcccacCGCCTGCTCAGGCCCCGCCCCGCTGTCCTCTGGCACCGGCTCCACCCTGTTGCCCGGCCCACCGCGTCTCAGGCCCCACCCCCTGTCCCGCCCCGCCCACCGCGTGCTCAGGCTCCGCGGAGCGGTCACGGCTCCATTCGCGCCCCGTGTCTGTCCGCGGCGCGCTTTTCCAGAACCTTTGGGCCCCGCCCCTGCTCGTGTCCTCACGTGCACGGCGCGGTCCCGCGCGCGGTATTTTGGCGGCCGGCGCGTTCCGTAGCGAGGCCGGCGAGCGGGGTCGGAGGTCGCGGGGCGGGGCCAGCGTCGGTTGCCGCCTCAGCGGGCGCCGCCTTTTCATCCCTCATCTCTCATCCCCGGCGCTCACGCTCTAGCGGAGTCGGAGCTGCGAGTCCGTGAGGCGGGGGCGCGGTCCCCAGGCAGCCGAGATGGCCTTGAGCGACGAGCCGGCCGCGGGCGGCCCcgaggaggaggcggaggaggagaCACTGGTCTTCCGCGCCGCGCTGGAAGCGTTCGGCGAGAGCGCGGAGACCCGGGCGCTGCTGGGCCGCCTGCGGGAGGTGCACGGCGGCGGCGTGGCGCGCGAGGTGGCCCTGGAGCGGTTCCGCGGTGCGTGGGCGGGGTCGCGCGCCCGCTTCCTTCCCCGGCCCGGGCTCGGCGCCCCGGGTGCACTTTCCCGGGCGGGGACCGCAGCCCGACGGCGCCGGCCGCTCTGCGAGGGCTGCCGGTGCGCGGTCCCGCGGGCCGTGGTGGGGCGCGGCCTTCCCAGGCGGGAGAGGGCCACGCCGGCGCGGCGTTAGGTGCACGGGGCAGACGCGCACCTCCCTTGGGGGGGCCGTGGCCCGCGGAGCGCCTGCTCGCGCGCGGGGTGAAGCCTCTGCGGCCTCCCGCCCCGTCCCCGTCACTGGAGGAGGTGCCCGGGCCGGGGAGACTCGGCCCAGACCCCTCTGGACGGCCGGTCAGCCCTGCCGTGCCTGCCTCCACCGAGCGCGGTTCCTGTGAATGCCGTGTGGACGGGGAGATAGGCAATGGGAGGGGAGCGCAGGGAACAAACCTGCTGCGCACAAAGGGCGCCGTGGGTGGGGAGGGCGGCAGCCTGCCGGTGCGGGGGACGCGGGGGACGCGGGGGACAGCGCGGGCTGGCTGGCCGGGTCCGTGCCTCTGCAGGCGGGGTGCGGTGTGGGTGCCCCGTGGAGGCCATTCGATGAATCTCAGTTCTCCGAGTTCAGACCCACCTTTACCGCTGTCTCTAGTGGGTTATTTCCAAACAAGTGCTTAGGACCTCGCAGTTAAATAGTTACGTAGGGTTTTGTAATTCGGTGAAATCATCTTTGTAGACCCTTTGAGTAAGAAGAGCTTGTGCGATGACAGCACTCGGATTTTAGGAGTCAGGCAGGGTGGGGGCCCGTGGCGGGGGAGTGCGGGCTACGGCGTCGGATGCTCCTGCCTGTGAGTTCTGGCCCTGTTACTTGGACCTGATACTTCATGGCCCGTTTCTTCGGCTGTAAGCTGGGGCGCATAACGATACCTCTGTGCAGAACTGTTCTGAGGGTGAGGGACCCTCATCCAGGAACCAGTGAAGCCAGATTTCTGGTTCCTGGTGTAAGAGCCCAATGGGTTCtttattctttccctttttcttttttttgagacgaagtcttgctctgttgcccaggctggagtgcagtggtgcgatctcggctcactgcagcctctacctcccgggttcaaacgattctcctgtctcagcctcctgggtagctgagactgcaggcgcgcgccaccacgcccggctcgttttgtatttttcgtagaaggggtttcaccgtgttggccacgctggtctcaaactcctgacctcaagtggtctcctgcctcaagctcccaaagtgttgagattacaggtgtgagccaccgcgctcggcctcaGTGGGTTCTTCTTGCGGTCTGCCCAGATAGAGTTGATTTGTCAGGGCGGGGGAATTTCAATGGAGGTTTAGTTCATGCAGAGCTGGTTGAAAGCTAGACTAGACtaggagtgtgtgtgttttttttttttgaggcggagtctcactttgtcccccagggtggagtgcagtgatgagatcttggctcactgtaacctccacaacctccacctcccgggttcaagtgattctcctgcctcagcctcccgagtagctgggactacagctgcgtgcgaccacgcccgcctaatttttttgtatttttagtagagacgggttacaccgtgttagccaggatggtctgcatctcctgacctcgtgatccatccgcctcagcctcccaaagtgagccaccacgcccagctggagttttattattactcaaatcagtttcCCTGAGAATTTGAGGGTTAGGGTTTTTTAGAGGTAATCTGGGGGAAAGGATGCGGGTGGCTGATTGGATAGGGGCATACAATCATAGGGGAGTCGGAAATGATCCTCCGTGATGTGCTGAATCGCTTCTGGGTGGGGCCCCAGGAGCAGTGGGCGGGTCCAGGTGGAGCTTTCATGGGTCGGAGGATCCTAGTGTAGGTGTCGGACTTGGAAACAATCTGAACAGACATCTTTAAAGGCCAGACTCAGGTTCTGCAATGGTGATGTGGTCTGCAGGAGTAATTGGAGAACTCGCATGTCTTGTGATCTCAAGAATAATGGCTGGCAATTATGTTACACCTCAGCGGAATTCAGGCTCCCCGCCTCCTAGCCTGGCAGCCTCTAACTTTACAAAGGCAGTTGGGTTTTGGGGAAGGGCTCTTAGCATGTAAGCTGTCAGCTAAATGTCTCCCAAAGGTAACTTAAACTTGAAGACTAAAGGCATGAGGGGGTTGGCTGGATCAGATCTCCCGCATTGCCACAGTTTCCTCACTGatctttgcaaaggcagttttgcTGGGAAGCAGTGGGTGTGTTCAGATGTGGAGATGGGATCTGCTGGATTGGACAGAAGCAATTTCAGCTGCTGAGAGGAGGCCAAATAGGTGGCTCAGGGTCTGGGAAGCTGAGTCAAGGGTTTGAAGAGCTGGCAGCTGTGTGGAAGGGAGCAGTGCCTGGGTATGTGAACCAAAAacctgagacaagtctcaatcagtTTAGGTTAAGGATGTGCCCGTGAGGCAGCCTCAGAAAGTCACATGTCCCCAAGGAAGTCGGGCTACAGCTTAGTTTTATACGttctagggagacatgagacatcaatcaatacctgtaagatgtacattggtctAGTTAGGAAAGGCCGGACATCCTGGGTGGGAGGGCGTCCAGGTCATTGGTGGATTCAAATATTTCACGATTGGtgattggttgaaagagtttatccaaagacttggaatccatAGAAGGGATTGTCTAGATTAAGATaaattgtggagaccaaggttctttttATGCAGATGAAGGTTCCAGTTAGCTggtttcagagagaatagattgtaaatgcttTTTATCAGACTAAAAAGGTACCAGACTTGGTTAATTTTCTCCTGATTAGGGAAAAGACCTAGAAAGGGAAGGGATTCTTTACAGAATGTAgctttttcccacaagagacaaCTTAttagggccatttcaaaatatgtcaaatatattttagggaaaaatactttgatttccttcagggcctgctgtcatgtgatgctatactagaatcaggctggaatttggtgtcttattgctTAAGATTTAATTACAatttattactacttttttttttttttttttttttgagactgagtctggctctgtctcccaagctggagtgcagtggctggatctcagctcactgcaagctctgcctcccaggtttacgccattctcctgcctcagcctcccgagtagctgggactacaggcgcccgccacctcgcccggctagttttttttgtatttttttaatagagacggggtttcactgtgttagccaggctggtctcaacttcctgacctcgtgatccgcccgtctcagcttcctaaagtgctgggattacaggcttgagccaccgcacccggcctactacTTAAGTTTTAATACTAATACTGatcagctgtgcctgaattccagcTGGAGGAGTGCATAATGAGGCTTGTGCAGACCCCCGCCCACTCCCTTCCCATCATGAGGCCTGAACAAGTTTTTCGGGTTAAGTTTGGAATGCCgttggccaagaggaggggtcTGTTAGATGgctggggggcttagaattttattttcagtttacaggCATGTTTGGCAGGGAAGTGTGAGAGGAACGCTAGGGATGTGTGTCTCACAAGGACAGCCTTGAGCTTGGCCCTTAatggctggcagaggcaggggagagtgaaggaaggaagaggcGAGGAGGAGACTGTTAGGAAGAGTATAGAGGAAGTGGGAAAAGAGGAACGGTGTGCCAAGCAAGTAAAGTGCACGAGACTGGGCCACAGTGGCCCTCAAAAGGCTAGAGGGAGGTGGGGCATTCCCTCCAGGTGGCCTCCGTCAGTGAGAGGGGAGGTGTGCTTTTGAGAACTGGGGAAGAGGTGGAGCTGCCCTATGGAAGTTAGCAAGGGAAAACGGGGTTTCTCAGGCTCATGGGTATGTTTGGCCTAGtaataattaattttcatgttatgtttgtttttagtaataaTGGACAAATACCAGGAGCAGCCTCATCTCTTGGACCCACACCTTGGTAAGAATAGAAGCTGCTGATTTTGATCTTTCAATTACAGATGACCACAGAGACCTTGGTGTATGGTTGGCACATGCATATGCTTTGCCAGGATAAAGTGCCAAGAAGTGTCCCTGTCTTACTTGCTTGCAGGGCCCGGCTGGTTGGTTTTAGCCGACTTGTGATAGTGGCTTGAGTTCCAGATGTCACTCTAGGCTGGGGACTGGGGGGAGAGGTATCTGAGCTACTTTCTTCCTCTCTGCTAAAGAAACAGCATTTGCTCCTCATGTGTTTTTAGTTTACAGTAGTTTTAGTTTACATCTGAGCAcatgtctttttgatatagtCATACAGCATCAGATGTTTCACATGGGccatcatttaatcctcacggCAGCTAAAGAGGGCGTCTGTGGTCATCTCCAGTTTACAGATGGGGACGCTGAGGCTTGGTTTTCTTACTTTAGTGTAAGGGGTGTGATTTCTtattgttgtctttatttttcatgtatttcacactgattaacattttttttcctacctaCAAATAAAACGCATGCTCCTGGCAGTTAACCTGGGAAAGAGGAAGGTAGCAATATTCACCACGTTGAGAGGCAGCATGGGTGGGGACTATACACCCTGGCTTCACAGCCCGGTTTCACCACTCAGTCTTTGAGCTGCTTTTTGCCTGGGTTTCCTTGCCCCCTGTGGTGTTGAGATCTGTGTGGGAGGCGCTAAGGGTCAGCCTTTCCTGTGCGCACACATGCCTCTTAAAGAGTAGCTGGTGCTGTGCATCCtgttctggtttttttctttcaaataacacattttggctgggggtggtgactcacggctgtaatcccagcactttgggaggccaaggcgggtggatcacttgaggtcgggagttggagaccagcatgaccaacatggtgaaaccccatctctactaaaagtacaaaattagccggatgcggtggcgcatgcctgtagtctcagctactgaggaggctgaggcaggagaatcgcttgaaccagggagcggaggttgcagggagccgagattgcaccactgtactccagcctgggtgacacagtgagacttagATTTTTGTAGGAGGTGAACTTTCTGGACTGTCACGGGTCTGAGGAACAAGGAATGGATTTTTGCGGTTGGTGGATGGCATGGCTGGGTGGAGACAGAAAGTGTGCTTCCATCCATTGTCTTTCCACTTCTGGTGTTGCCAGACCCAGACCCAGCGTctggatgtcttcttttttttttgagacatagtcttgctctgtcgcccaggctggagtgcagtggcgagatctcagctcactgcaagctccgcctcctaggttcacgccattctcctgcctcagcctcccaagtagctgggactaaccaGATGCTGGCtgtcacgcctggctaatttgttttgtattattattttttttttagtagagacagggtttcactgtgttagccaggatggtctcaatctctctttttttttgagatggagtctcactctgttgcccaggctggagtgcagtggtgcgatctcggctcactgcaagctccgcctcccgggttcccgccattctcctacctcagcctcccaagtagctgggactacaggtgcccggcaccacgcccggctaatttttttgtatttttttaatagagacggggtttcagcgtgttagccaggatggtctcgatctcctgacctcgtgatccgcccatctcggcctcccaaagtgctgggattacaggcttgagccaccgcgcctggcctatcctttcatttctctcagctttttctttgcttattttgaagctctgttggtTGGTGTGTATACTTACAGAATTATTAAGCCTTCAtgatgaattgatccttttattattatgaaacatCCATTTTATCTCTGATAATATTACTTGTTCTGACatttactttgtctgatattCACAGAGCCACTCCAGCTCTCTTACGATTCGTGATTggttggaatatcttttttcttctgcttgcatTTAATCTAGCTATGTCTTTTTGCTTgctcgtttttgtttttttttttgtttttttttgagacggagtcttgctctgtcgcccaggctggagtgcagtggcgcaatctcggctcactgcaagctccgcctcccgg
The Papio anubis isolate 15944 chromosome 17, Panubis1.0, whole genome shotgun sequence genome window above contains:
- the LOC101024411 gene encoding fructosamine-3-kinase encodes the protein MEQLLRAELRTATLRAFGSPGAGCISEGRAYDTDAGPVFVKVNRRTQARQMFEGEVASLEALRSTGLVRVPRPMKVIDLPGGGAAFVMEHLKMRSLSSQASKLGEQMADLHLYNQKLREKLKEEENTVGRRGEGAEPRYVNKFGFHTVTCCGFIPQVNEWQDDWPTFFARHWLQAQLDLIEKDYADREARELWSRLQVKIPDLFCGLEIVPALLHGDLWSGNVAEDDVGPIIYDPASFYGHSEFELAIALMFGGFPRSFFTAYHRKIPKAPGFDQRLLLYQLFNYLNHWNHFGREYRSPSLGTMRRLLWRGAPAPCSAPCPLLPLALILASPQRASAGVQASFPQARQQGMQGGLQGMHHGLQGQALPAQRLLDPVGPSAAGGSCGQAPGGVGPQFTPCAPRAVLRPRPAPPSRGSTSHTRPCPGRVEAPPHLRPHRKPRPSRPRVPGPRPLPTRAQAPPRRPPAPPAAPPPPRPPPAQAPPRCPLAPAPPCCPAHRVSGPTPCPAPPTACSGSAERSRLHSRPVSVRGALFQNLWAPPLLVSSRARRGPARGILAAGAFRSEAGERGRRSRGGASVGCRLSGRRLFIPHLSSPALTL